In Zea mays cultivar B73 chromosome 7, Zm-B73-REFERENCE-NAM-5.0, whole genome shotgun sequence, the following proteins share a genomic window:
- the LOC542351 gene encoding kinase associated protein phosphatase: MAVPPLLLVAVAVAALSILVLVVFAFRRCRRRRQRHPLQAAAVAPTPVAVQDEDIDRPLLSENQSDHSRQNISFLGSSVGEPSKIQTNRSNTSPRSHAIADTGRIYPAECCVTQGETHVINVENDTSEEFQLGSTLRRTPPPKWPTPDQKHRRRVSGDDNHNGSVPLKDNTYHSRLDLEVIAGPSHGISCSRQSSRPSMLPITLGRVPPSDLVLKDSEVSGKHAQINWNGKTLKWELVDMGSLNGTFLNSQAVHHPSAGSRHWGEPAELAHGDIITLGTSSKLSVQILLQNQRVPAGVGMASDPMVARRSGKKLPMEDISFCQCPLQGVEHFGLFGIFDGHGGDGAAKAVSKILPEHLGYILSHPETKERVQSYSDASDVLRYAFTLTEDTIDHQYEGCTGTALLIWFDQNKDCFAQCANLGDSACVMSVNGKTIDMTEDHRVTSATERARIARTGQPLRDGEARLSGLNLARMFGDKFLKEQDPRFSSEPYVSQAVRITKACTAFAVIASDGLWDVISTKRAVQLVVEGKERRSSGDATSAAARVASRVLDEARSLRTKDNTSVIFVDFDVLRRDPCISPVD, from the exons ATGGCCGTCCCTCCTCTGCTGCTCGTCGCCGTTGCCGTAGCCGCGCTCTCCATCCTCGTCCTCGTCGTCTTCGCCTTCCGGCGATGCAGGCGGCGGCGGCAACGCCACCCGCTGCAGGCCGCGGCGGTGGCCCCGACCCCGGTCGCTGTCCAG GATGAGGACATAGATAGGCCTCTTCTTTCTGAAAATCAGAGCGATCACTCTAGACAGAATATTAGTTTTCTTGGAAGTTCTGTAGGAGAACCTTCGAAGATTCAAACAAATAGGAGTAACACTTCGCCTAGAAGTCATGCAATTGCTGATACAGGGAGGATTTATCCTGCTGAATGTTGTGTTACACAAG GAGAAACTCATGTAATCAATGTTGAAAATGATACTTCTGAAGAGTTCCAATTAGGAAGCACACTAAGACGTACACCGCCACCAAAATGGCCAACACCTGACCAGAAGCACAGAAGAAGGGTTTCTGGAGATGACAATCATAATGGAAGTGTTCCTTTGAAGGATAATACATATC ATAGCCGCCTGGATTTAGAGGTTATAGCTGGTCCATCTCATGGAATAAGCTGTTCTCGGCAGTCAAGTAGACCTTCTATGCTCCCAATAACTCTTGGAAGGGTTCCCCCAAGTGATTTAGTGTTGAAGGACTCTGAAGTATCAGGGAAACATGCTCAGATAAACTGGAATGGAAAG ACATTAAAATGGGAACTTGTGGACATGGGCAGCTTGAATGGAACTTTCTTGAACTCCCAGGCGGTTCACCATCCAAGTGCTGGGTCTAGGCATTGGGGTGAACCTGCTGAACTTGCACATGGTGATATTATAACTCTAGGGACTTCATCTAAACTGTCT GTTCAAATTTTACTGCAAAATCAACGAGTTCCTGCTGGTGTTGGTATGGCATCCGATCCAATGGTGGCACGTAGAAGTGGAAAGAAACTTCCAATGGAAGACATAAGCTTTTGCCAGTGTCCTCTGCAGGGTGTTGAACAT TTTGGGCTCTTTGGAATTTTTGATGGACACGGTGGGGATGGAGCTGCTAAAGCTGTCAGCAA gattcttcCAGAACATCTGGGATACATTTTATCTCATCCTGAAACAAAAGAACGAGTGCAATCATATTCTGATGCTTCTGATGTTCTTAGATATGCTTTTACTTTGACAGAAGACACAATTGATCATCAGTACGAG GGATGTACAGGCACAGCACTTCTTATTTGGTTTGACCAGAATAAAGATTGTTTTGCCCAGTGCGCTAATCTTGGTGACTCTGCATGCGTCATGAG tGTCAACGGCAAGACGATCGATATGACTGAAGATCACCGGGTAACTAGCGCGACCGAAAGAGCTAGGATAGCAAGAACTGGGCAGCCCCTGAGAGACGGTGAAGCTCGTCTTAGCG GACTAAATCTTGCTAGGATGTTTGGTGACAAGTTTCTCAAGGAGCAGGACCCGCGCTTCAGCTCAGAACCATACGTGAGCCAAGCCGTTCGCATCACCAAAGCGTGCACAGCCTTCGCCGTCATTGCTAG CGACGGGCTCTGGGACGTCATCAGCACGAAAAGGGCGGTACAGCTTGTCGTCGAG GGAAAGGAGAGGAGGAGCTCCGGCGACGCCACCTCAGCGGCGGCCAGAGTAGCCAGCCGTGTGctggacgaagctcggagtctgcGAACCAAGGACAACACATCCGTAATATTCGTAGATTTTGACGTCCTGAGAAGGGATCCCTGTATCTCGCCAGTTGATTGA